Proteins co-encoded in one Chitinophagales bacterium genomic window:
- a CDS encoding VWA domain-containing protein, with protein sequence MFNFFKNKDKATASTAMADNSLEAQLNQVDVCFVIDTTGSMGGFINAAKAQLLKVLERLSANNDINLQIGLVEYRDHPPQDKSFVTRIYPLTADLKKMQMNINKLQPSGGGDAPEAVYQGVFDACKKMQWRTHSCRFALLVGDAPPHAFAAWLKEVTGGAESFASHGDSWANQCPSGLDVYSVTAAAEENRVKVYGLAMTTPAAQVPFEVMAKMTGGECFLNNRGDGVIQKIEAILKGEFDHIYFDQKVLEVLTAMETDDNDFEVEGLAERLEVAVNDVVASVSRLGKRGFLS encoded by the coding sequence ATGTTCAACTTCTTCAAAAATAAAGACAAAGCGACGGCATCCACTGCAATGGCTGACAACAGTCTTGAAGCACAATTGAATCAAGTAGATGTCTGTTTTGTGATTGACACAACGGGAAGCATGGGCGGTTTTATCAATGCAGCCAAAGCGCAGTTATTGAAGGTGTTGGAACGATTGTCGGCAAACAACGACATTAATCTGCAAATTGGTTTGGTTGAATATCGAGACCATCCGCCACAAGACAAAAGTTTTGTGACCCGTATTTACCCATTGACTGCTGACTTGAAAAAGATGCAAATGAACATCAACAAATTGCAGCCAAGTGGCGGTGGAGATGCGCCCGAAGCGGTGTATCAAGGTGTTTTTGATGCCTGCAAAAAGATGCAATGGCGTACACACAGTTGCCGTTTTGCCCTTTTGGTTGGTGATGCTCCGCCTCACGCTTTTGCAGCTTGGCTGAAGGAGGTGACGGGTGGTGCGGAAAGTTTTGCGAGTCATGGAGATAGTTGGGCGAATCAGTGTCCAAGTGGTTTGGATGTGTATTCGGTGACAGCTGCTGCGGAGGAAAATCGGGTGAAAGTCTATGGCCTTGCCATGACCACACCTGCTGCTCAAGTGCCTTTTGAAGTGATGGCAAAAATGACGGGTGGCGAGTGTTTTTTGAACAATCGAGGGGATGGAGTGATTCAAAAGATTGAAGCGATATTGAAGGGTGAGTTTGACCACATTTATTTTGATCAAAAAGTTTTGGAAGTGCTGACTGCAATGGAAACGGATGATAATGATTTTGAAGTGGAAGGTTTGGCGGAGAGATTGGAGGTGGCGGTGAATGATGTGGTGGCTTCGGTTTCGAGGTTGGGGAAACGTGGTTTTCTTTCTTAG
- a CDS encoding type II toxin-antitoxin system VapC family toxin codes for MKQAILDTDTVSYYFRDHTKVIEKIDTYLVEHGFVHISVVTYYEIMNGLMYKDARRQLAKFERFVRLNNVIPLTLTSAKVAAGIYANLRKTGKPIGHNDVMIAGIAIDNDLVLVPK; via the coding sequence ATGAAACAAGCAATATTAGATACAGATACGGTTTCTTATTATTTTCGTGACCATACAAAGGTAATTGAGAAAATTGATACATATTTGGTTGAGCATGGATTTGTTCATATAAGTGTAGTGACTTATTACGAAATAATGAACGGTTTGATGTATAAGGATGCAAGAAGACAACTGGCAAAATTTGAACGATTTGTGCGGTTAAACAATGTAATTCCTCTTACATTGACATCGGCAAAAGTGGCAGCAGGTATTTATGCGAATCTAAGAAAAACAGGAAAACCGATTGGGCATAATGATGTGATGATAGCAGGGATAGCTATTGATAATGATTTGGTATTGGTTCCCAAATAA
- a CDS encoding phosphotransferase translates to MIPATQKLYNDQILTEAAKRFGSSMQQTKDLGGFESFVYEIERGDGQQFIMKITHSVRRTKDYLMGELEFVNYLAVNGVQTPAAISSVNGELIEMIEAKEGYFLAYTFEKAEGRLIEVKDWSADLLQEWGRVLGQMHRLTKDFTPSKPKYKRQEWWEDDMFANRRKYIPTDAKHEKALEVMDVLLEQIAALPTAKDGYGLIHGDLHQSNFFINEQKKIIPFDFDDCEYHHFINDIAIVMYHLLQNNKFGFLQKDKKESADFILTNLMEGYLKENTLDDFWLQKLPLFVRKRRALFLSVYHLIWKGKELNENELEWMERLRREVEEEDKLFF, encoded by the coding sequence ATGATTCCAGCAACTCAAAAACTCTACAACGACCAAATCCTCACCGAAGCTGCAAAACGCTTTGGGAGCTCCATGCAGCAAACAAAAGACTTAGGCGGTTTTGAAAGTTTTGTGTATGAGATAGAACGAGGAGATGGACAGCAATTTATTATGAAAATTACCCACAGTGTTCGCCGAACGAAAGACTATCTGATGGGAGAATTGGAGTTTGTCAATTATTTGGCAGTCAATGGCGTACAAACACCTGCTGCGATTTCTTCTGTGAATGGAGAGTTGATTGAAATGATTGAAGCAAAGGAAGGTTATTTTTTGGCTTATACGTTTGAGAAAGCGGAGGGAAGGTTGATTGAAGTAAAGGATTGGAGTGCAGATTTGCTGCAAGAATGGGGCAGAGTTTTGGGACAAATGCACCGTTTGACCAAAGATTTCACGCCTTCAAAACCCAAATACAAACGACAGGAATGGTGGGAGGATGATATGTTTGCGAATCGAAGAAAATACATTCCTACGGATGCAAAACATGAAAAGGCATTGGAAGTGATGGATGTTTTGTTGGAGCAGATTGCTGCTTTGCCAACAGCGAAAGACGGTTATGGATTGATTCACGGTGACTTGCATCAGAGTAATTTTTTTATAAACGAGCAGAAGAAAATCATTCCTTTTGATTTTGATGACTGTGAGTATCATCACTTTATAAACGACATTGCGATTGTGATGTATCATTTACTGCAAAACAATAAGTTTGGTTTTTTGCAGAAAGACAAAAAGGAAAGTGCAGATTTCATTTTGACGAACTTGATGGAAGGGTATTTAAAAGAGAATACTTTAGATGATTTCTGGCTGCAAAAGTTACCGCTTTTTGTACGAAAAAGGCGTGCATTGTTTTTGTCTGTTTATCATTTGATTTGGAAAGGGAAAGAGTTGAACGAGAATGAGTTGGAATGGATGGAGAGGCTTCGGAGAGAGGTGGAGGAAGAGGATAAACTGTTTTTTTAG